In Crinalium epipsammum PCC 9333, the genomic window CCAATTGCACCACCCAGCATTAAAGCTTGCAGTTTATACCAAAAAACATTTTTCCCTAAAGCTTTGGGTATTTGCTCATCTTCGCGAATAGCTTTTAGTACTCTACCCCAAGGCGATCGCACTAACCTTTCCAAACCCCAGTAAACCAGTGCTAATACTACCAGCGACAACAACATCAACCCAGCTTTATAGGTATAGTCATATAGCGCGGTAACACCAGCAATATAAACTGCTACACACAAAACTAAATTAATAATTCCTAAAATCAGCCTAGAAATTGCAGGTTGTGAGCTTACTTTTTCTTCCGCCTTATTTGCTTGTGGCTTACTCCAAACCCATAACCATAACCGCCACAAAGCCAACCCAGTTATCAAAGTCAGTACCGCAATCATTACCAACTTACCGACTAAGTTAGGGTTAAAATTGCCTAGTGGCAGTGGATAACCTTGTACACCAAAAGCACCCTTAGTTAACCATTCCTCATTTAGTGCCACCAAACGGATTAACTCAGCAACGCCGATAGTCACAATTGCTAGATAATCTTCCCGTAGCCGCAAAGTTGAAAAACCAATTAATAGCCCTAATAGTGCTGCTATAGAGGAACCAATAATTACCGCAATTAACAAAGGTACACCTTGCGAACTCAATAAAACTGTGGTATATGCACCCACAGTCATAAAAGCAACGTGTCCAAAATTAATTAGTCCCGTGTAGCCCCACTGTAAATTTAGCCCTAAGCCAAATAGAGCATAAGTTGCTGTAGAAATTGCCAGAAAAACGAGATAATTAACCATTGCCTTGAGTGATGGAACTGCGATCGCACAAACATTAACAACCTACCCTGCCCAACCTGCTTGATTGCACAGAGCATTCGGATTGTACCGCAGCAGTAGTATCAGCCAGTATTTCCCATCACATGAAGACATCATAATTGCTGAGTTAACTAGAATCTTTTAACCATGAAACTTATCGCAGGTAGATTAGATTATTTAATCTCACAATTGTCTGACTTGATTGATCAAATACCTGATGAAAACCTAGAAGATGCCTGGAAAGTTATGCAAGGGGTATATTATGACCTGTATATTCTCCAAGC contains:
- a CDS encoding branched-chain amino acid ABC transporter permease — its product is MVNYLVFLAISTATYALFGLGLNLQWGYTGLINFGHVAFMTVGAYTTVLLSSQGVPLLIAVIIGSSIAALLGLLIGFSTLRLREDYLAIVTIGVAELIRLVALNEEWLTKGAFGVQGYPLPLGNFNPNLVGKLVMIAVLTLITGLALWRLWLWVWSKPQANKAEEKVSSQPAISRLILGIINLVLCVAVYIAGVTALYDYTYKAGLMLLSLVVLALVYWGLERLVRSPWGRVLKAIREDEQIPKALGKNVFWYKLQALMLGGAIGGLAGSFYAWQLTTVYPTNFEPIITFNAWTIVVLGGGGNNLGTLLGAVIYWAYDAGTRFILPSIVHLDDARLGAFRIMVIGLILMVLMIWRPQGILGKKEELTLGK